From the genome of Desulfobotulus pelophilus:
TATGGAAAAACCTTGGTTCGGCATAAGTCCCCCTTTGCTGTAAAGCCCTTTAATATGGGCTGCGGATGTTCAGTTTATGGCACACAGGCCATTTTATCGGCCCGGTTCCTGAATAAGACAGCCGGGCTGTTTGTGAGTGATGTATTTCGAAAGGGTTTCAGCGGCCCTTTTGCCCTCACCCCGGCACTCAGACTAACAAGCTTCAGCAAATGGAACAGATCCGGTTTGTAGCCTGTGTGCCGGGCAAGGCCCCGGCCCTTCTCCCAGTGGGCTGGGCTTTACCCACAATTTTTATCAAGCCTGTTGAGTTGCAAAAATGTAGTTTTGAGGGTGTCTAAATGCTCTTTTTCCCTCTCTTTCCTTCATGACCTTAAAGTCCTTAAGGTCATTAAGGTCCTTAACGACAATACTAACGACCGGCCTCAAGGCCATAAAGGAGCAGGTGGGGCAGACACAATCTGCACCTGTGAATGAATTGCGCAGCCCCTGTTTTGTAAAGAAAGGCCCCTGTGCCTGCTCCTTGGGTGAGAGTTCCATAAAGAATATTCTCACCCAAGGGGGGGAAACAGGCCTGCTGCCCACCATTTTCTCTGTGTTAGTACCCCTGATTTCATAATTCCGGACTTATGGGTAAAGATAAGCCCAGTGGGAGAGGGGAGAAATAGAGACTGTGCGCCTTTCAGACCACCCGCTCAGATCACCAGCTCAAAGGATTCTTCCGGGCTGTCCCGATCCTTGCGATCCAGAAGGGCATCCAGAATCTTTTCCATGAGCCGGATGCCGCCCATGTAGCCCACCGTTGGAAAATAGCTGTGGCCTACCCGGTCAAAGATGGGAAAGCCGAAGCGCACAAAGGGCAGATCCTCATCCCTTGCCATGTATTTGCCGTAGGTGTTGCCCATGAGCAGATCCACGGGCTCCTTCTTGATCCATTGGTGGAGAAGGAAGAGATCACCATGGGCCTTGACGTTTACGGGCACGGGAAGATGGGCGGTCAGATCCCGGATTTTTTGCTCAAAGGCCTTGCCCGGCGTACCCGTCACCACATGGACGGGGTGCATGTCCAAGGCCACCAGAAACTCCACCAGAGAGACAAGGGAGTCCGGATCGCCGAAAAGGGCCACCCGTTTCTGGTAGAACCAGGCCTGCATGTCCGTCATCACATCAAGGAGTTTTCCCCTTTCCACGGCAATGCTTTCCGGAACACTGACACCGCCCACTTTCCTCAGGGTGTCCACAAAGCGGTCCGTGGCCTGAAGACCGATGGGCAGCTCAAGGGTATGACAGGGCACCTTGCACTGGGCATCCAGCTTGCGGGCCGCCAGATCCGAGGCCAGAGGTCCGAGGGCGATGGTGGCCTTGCTGTCTCCCGTGGCCTTCATTTCCGCAATCGTCACGCCTCCTTTGGGATACATGCGGAATTTTCCCGTCTGGGGTGCATTCAGCACATTGGAGGTGTCGGGGAAGACAATGGTTTTCAGGCCCATGAGACCTGCCATGCGCTTGACTTCTTCCATGTCCGAAGGTTCCACGTATCCGGGAATGATATTGAGGGTTTCATTTTTTTTGCCCGTGGATTCGGAAAAGGCCTTTACCATGCCCTGCACCATGTTGGCAAAACCCGTGACATGGGAACCCACATAGCTGGGGGTGGAGGCATGGATCACGTATTTGCCCTCAGGGATTTTGCCTTCGTCTCTGGCCTTGATGGCGATCTGATTGAGGTCATCGCCAATGGTCTCTGAAAGGCAGGTGGTGTGTACGGCAATGATATCTGGCTCATAGACCGTGAAGATGTTGTCGATGGCCTGGAGCAGGTTGGCCTGTCCGCCGAAGACGGAAGCGCCTTCGGTGAAGGAACTGGTGGCCGCCATCACGGGCTCTCTGTAGTGGCGGGTGAGGGCGGAGCGGTGATAGGCGCAGCAGCCCTGGGAACCGTGGCTGTGGGGCAGGCAGCCGTGGAGGCCCAGTGCCGCATACATGGCCCC
Proteins encoded in this window:
- the nifK gene encoding nitrogenase molybdenum-iron protein subunit beta, yielding MLLRHTSAEPVERTGLMINPAKTCQPIGAMYAALGLHGCLPHSHGSQGCCAYHRSALTRHYREPVMAATSSFTEGASVFGGQANLLQAIDNIFTVYEPDIIAVHTTCLSETIGDDLNQIAIKARDEGKIPEGKYVIHASTPSYVGSHVTGFANMVQGMVKAFSESTGKKNETLNIIPGYVEPSDMEEVKRMAGLMGLKTIVFPDTSNVLNAPQTGKFRMYPKGGVTIAEMKATGDSKATIALGPLASDLAARKLDAQCKVPCHTLELPIGLQATDRFVDTLRKVGGVSVPESIAVERGKLLDVMTDMQAWFYQKRVALFGDPDSLVSLVEFLVALDMHPVHVVTGTPGKAFEQKIRDLTAHLPVPVNVKAHGDLFLLHQWIKKEPVDLLMGNTYGKYMARDEDLPFVRFGFPIFDRVGHSYFPTVGYMGGIRLMEKILDALLDRKDRDSPEESFELVI